The Sulfurospirillum sp. UCH001 genome segment GCTTCATATTTGTTTTTACTCTTAATCGCAATGACTTGAGAGTATTGTTTGCTTTCAATTCCTCTTTGCTTCAAAAATGTACTGAGATCTTGTGCTTGCTTTGGGGTCATTTTACTTGCAGTAAAGGCTACAACATAACGATCTAAATCACTTTCAACCTTAGCGATAGAGTATAAAAGACGTGGCTCAATGCCATAAATCTGCCCTACTTTGACCCAAATATTTTCACCCTGATTTTGTTGTGCTGCCCACATCAAAAAAGGCAAACATAAGAGTACAATAAAACGAAACACTTTACATTACCTCCTTTATATGAACTGTTTCTCATTATAAAGGAAGCTAACTTTATTCTCTATAAAGCATATCTTAGTTAGAATATTTAACCTTTTGCGGGGGGTATGTGACTCTGGTGTGCACCACGGGCTTCAAACCCGATTGGAGGGGCGGTTGACCGTCTCTTGGTAGGTTCGATTCCTACACCCTCTCGCCAAATTTTCCTTCTCGATTTTCTCTCAAAATACTTTCGTATTCTTCATCAAAATAGTTTAATATCGTTTTTGAGCTTGCCTTACCATTCGACGTCCTATAAGATGAAAAGGAATACCAAGTCCCATGACAGAAAGACTTTGCATCATGACGGCTAGAAGAAATACGGGATCAAGCAGCGCATTCCAAAATGTTTCCAATGAAAAATGCACTTGCACTGCAAGCAGAACGATCACCATAGAATAAAAAAAGAAACCAAGAGCTATTAAACAGTATCCGTAAAATAATTTCATTTGCTTCTTATCTCCTGCATCTTTCATCAATTTCTTTTATTATGCTATTTATCACGCAATTTGCTTAAAAAAAGCGTTAAAATTCAAGGGTATTGTTTAGAGTTTATTGTTGATTAAAAGCGCATTGACCATTGGGTGAAGAAGGGTTTCACCACGCAATGCAAAGCGTTGTACTTCACTAAAGTAGTAGTCCGCTGTACCATAAAGACGAAATTCGAAGGCGCCAAAACCATATCCCATTGGAGTGATTTCAACACGCGAGTACCATGCATTTTTTGCTAAGACATAACGCTCTGTGTCTTGAGCATAAACCCACACCACAATCTCATCTGGGTTTTTTTGACGACCAAGCCATAGCAGAACATTACCAACATCATTAAAAAAGTAGGTATCACCATTAGGTAAAACCGCTTGTGCAGAGTTAAACAAGTCCATGATAGGTACACGGCTTTCAACACAAATATACTTTTCCAATGTAATTTCTAAAGGCTCTTTTTGGGTATTTCCATGACGTACCAAAACACGGCTTTCACTGATATCCATCGTAAAAATGAGCAAACCAATCACGCTAAGAAGTAAAAGGCTTGCAAACGTAGATTTCATCATAAAAACACACCTGTCATGAGGTAATAACGCACTACATAAAAGCTACAAATCAATGCCATAATGATATGACATACAGAAGAATATCGCAGTAAATAGTCATATGATTTTTGAGTAATTCGCTCAATTAAAAAAGGCATAATACCAAAGAAGATGCCTAAAAATAGAGAACCCCAAATAAGATAACCGATGTAATAGTACTCTTTTTGAAGCATACAATATGGGCATTTATGGTTAGGCATTTCATAGATATACAACCCAAAAAAATAGGTAATAGCATAATAAGCGATAAACAAAAAAAGTAAATTGCAGGTAAAACTTGCCATTGTCTGTTTCATGTGATTGAGCACCAATATAGCACCAAAAATCGTATAAAAAAAGAGCACTAAAAGTGTTTGCGTATAACCAAACGGTAGTTTAGGTGCTTGAAACACAACACTACAACAAAACACTGGTACCGTTAGTGGAATATTTGAAAAATAGAGAATCTCTAAAGCAAATTCTCCCAAAACCCCTGCAAAGAGGAGCGTAAAAAGAAGGTATTTACGTTTCAGATAGGGAAATGTAATAAATCCAAGATCCAGTTTATTGATAATCAACCAAAGCCCAAAACCAAAAATGAGCAACAATTTTAAAAGTAAAAGGGCATTGCCATAATGGTTTGCGCCCACAACACCAGCAGAACACATAGCACCAGGAACGATGCCTGAGAGAGCGTTCAGTGACTGGATAAAGAAGAGAAATAAAATCACTTTACAGCTAACGGTAAAATAAAGAATCGTATTGATAAGGTAGTTCTTTTTCTCCAGCGCATATTGCAATGGAGTCGTCGCATTAAAATCCCAATAACGAACAATCGTAACAATGTTTACTTGAGAAATTGCCATCAAAACGATGAGAATAAGCTCAATCAGTAAAAAAACGATAATCTCATTGGATAAAAAGATACTCATTCGACAAACTCACCATCTCGCATATGGACATACCTATCGATACAATTTTGATCGTCAAATAGCGTATCGTGTGTCGCGATAATCACCGTTTTATGAAGTGCTTTAAATTTTTTCAGTATGTCAATAAACATCAATGAATTCTCTTTATCCAAATTGGCAGTTGGTTCATCCGCTAAAATGATTTCAGGCTCCATCACTACCGCTCTTGCAATCGCACAACGCTGACGTTCTCCTCCACTAAGACTACCTACTGTTTGATGTTGCTTGTGTTCAATGTTTGCAAGGCTCATCGCTCGGCTTACTTTTTCGTTTATCGCTTCTTTGCTAAGGGAAGTGAGTGACAAGGGTGCTAAGATGTTTTGGTATACACTGAGCCCCTCTAAAAGATTAAACGATTGAAAGATAAAACCTATCTCTTTATGACGATAGCCAGAGCTCATGATATCAGGTAATTTAGCGATATTTTGCCCATTGACCAAAATTTCACCTGAACTTGGCTTAGCAAGCCCACCTATAAGTGAAAGCAGCGTACTTTTACCACTACCGCTCACTCCTTTTAGGATAACAACTTCTGCTTCTTCAATGCTTAGATTGATGTTTTTAAGTGCATAAAAGGCGTTCGGTTTATTTGGATTGTAAAGTTTATTGAGATTTGTAATAGCAATTTTACTCATGATTTCACCGCCTCACTCATATCGCTGATAGCAATTTTCCATGCTGGTAAAATGACGAACGCTAAGAAAGGAACGACTCCAAATAAAAAGATCAGAAAAAGCAAATTAACGTCAATGACAGGAGTAAATGAGATGCTATTCTCAAGCTCACTTCCTAAAAAAATGTTACGAAGATACGGTGCATTGAACATAAATACGTAAATATACGCCATTGCAACTCCTAAAAGATAGGCGCTCACAGAAACCACTGTATTTTGTATAAATTTAAGTGCAATGATGTCTTTAATACAAAATCCAAGACTACGCAAAATGGCAATCTCTTTTTTCTTTTCGCCATACACCAAGCTGATCTGATTTTTTAGAAGAATAAAAAAGGAGACTAATGCAATCACATAAAGAATCATAAAAATACCCCCTTTGTAGTAGTACAAATGGTGCACTGCACTGATGGCATCTTCTTTTGTCGTTGCTTTGGCACTAGGGTAAATTTCTACAATTTTCAGCGATACATTGCCCACTTCGTTTGGATTTGGCACAGAGACATACAGTTTAGAATATTCATCCATCTCCATACCAAGTACCGCACGGGCTGTATTAGGATGAAGATAAACCGCGTCATTTGAAATAATCGTGGTACTTTTAGGAGCTATTTTATTGATTTTAAGGCGTATCATACGCTCTTCAGTGAAAAAGTGAAACTCTTCATTATAGTAAAGTTCCGCCATTGCATTTTTCACGCCTTGCCCTATGATCATCTCATCTTTTGCTAACGTTGCATCACCAATGATATGAAACCAAAGACGTTTTTGCGCAAAATAGTGGTAGCCATCAACGATGCCTTCAACATTACTCACACCCGTAATTTTGGAGATATCATAAATAAAACCATCATGCATTGCATACGCCCTGCCTGCTCTGGTGTTTTCCACAACAATTTCAGGCTGCGATTTAATGCTGTTTAGCAAATCTTCCTGCAAGGAGTCTGAGATAAACAGCGTAGAACTTAAAATAAAAACAATAAATGAAAAAATCAAAAAACTAAATAAATGATCATTCTTGTCTTTAAAGAGCAGTAAAATAGCATACTCTACAAAGTTTTTACTTCGCATACACAAACCTTTGGTACTCGTTGGACTTAAAACTCACAGAGAGCTTGGCATCTTTTACATGAGAAGATATAGCCTCAATTTCTTTCGCTTTATTTTTGTCGGAAACGCTCAATGCATGTACCGCTAAAATAAGATAAAGGCTGAAAAATGCAATCCCAAGTCCCGTGAGAAATCTCATAGATTTTTAACCATCACTTCCGTAATTTCATCAAATGAAATTACTTTTTGACCATTATGATCTCTTGAAAAGCTGAGTGCTTCATCTTGTGTTGAAAAAGGAATCAGTTCGCTTCCCATCGGTCCATAAACGTTTGAACCAATGACATAAAAGGCTTTTGTTGCTTCTAGTTTTGAAAGCTTGTAGTAATCGCTTACATAGAGTTTATCGCCCCCTATTTTTCTAGCATATGCGTATTTCATCATATCTT includes the following:
- a CDS encoding ABC transporter ATP-binding protein; translation: MSKIAITNLNKLYNPNKPNAFYALKNINLSIEEAEVVILKGVSGSGKSTLLSLIGGLAKPSSGEILVNGQNIAKLPDIMSSGYRHKEIGFIFQSFNLLEGLSVYQNILAPLSLTSLSKEAINEKVSRAMSLANIEHKQHQTVGSLSGGERQRCAIARAVVMEPEIILADEPTANLDKENSLMFIDILKKFKALHKTVIIATHDTLFDDQNCIDRYVHMRDGEFVE
- a CDS encoding ABC transporter permease translates to MRSKNFVEYAILLLFKDKNDHLFSFLIFSFIVFILSSTLFISDSLQEDLLNSIKSQPEIVVENTRAGRAYAMHDGFIYDISKITGVSNVEGIVDGYHYFAQKRLWFHIIGDATLAKDEMIIGQGVKNAMAELYYNEEFHFFTEERMIRLKINKIAPKSTTIISNDAVYLHPNTARAVLGMEMDEYSKLYVSVPNPNEVGNVSLKIVEIYPSAKATTKEDAISAVHHLYYYKGGIFMILYVIALVSFFILLKNQISLVYGEKKKEIAILRSLGFCIKDIIALKFIQNTVVSVSAYLLGVAMAYIYVFMFNAPYLRNIFLGSELENSISFTPVIDVNLLFLIFLFGVVPFLAFVILPAWKIAISDMSEAVKS